The genomic stretch TTCATCAAAATGACTTAAATCTCACAATTTTACCAATATTAAGAGATTgacattaattaatttaatttaattttacgtTATTTAAGATTCGAGTATCAGCCACCATGACCAATGCCCCAATAATCTTGACCTTGGATTGTGACACGTACTCAAATGATCCCCAAACACCGTTACGAGTTTTGTGCTACTTATTAGATCCTAAAGCAGAATCCCAAGTTGGGTATATTCAGATTCCTCAACGATTTCATGGGATCAACAAGAATGACACCTATGCTTGTGAGGTCAAACGATTGTTCTTCATCAATGCAATTGGAATGGATGGGCTTTCAGGCCCAAATTATGTGGGCACTGGATGCTTCTTTAGAAGACGAGTTTTCTTTGGAGGCCCATCCAAGTTGGTATTACCAGAAATGGTTGAACTAGGCCCAGATCATGTTGTGAACAAGCCCATCCAATCTAAACAAGTTCTGGATTTGGCTCACTGTGTTGCAGGTTGCAGTTACGAGAACCAGACCCAATGGGGACACAAGGTTAGTATTTTAATTTGGAAAAATTACACCTAGTgctgtaaatttaaaaaaaaaaattgaaaaatacggAACTTTACAAAAATCGAATTACAGTTTGTTATGATTCTGTAATCGCCtgttacaattttctatttagtcTGTAAAGTAATAGGTTAGTTACAAGTCACCCATTGTTTACAAATAGTGACTTATAACACTAAATATAAAATTGTAACAGGCGATGATAGAGAATCGTAATAAACTGTTATCTGTATTTTTGTAAGTTCcgtatttttaaaatttacagTGGTAGatgtaatttttaaaacaaatagtGACCTATTACTAACCTAGAAATTATCatatttttcaataaagttattaAATTTCCATATATAATGAAAATTGTCAATTTTCTTCATCCCTTTTTAGTTTTATCACAAGTCTTACCATCAAACTCAACTCAAGTGAGACTATACATAATCTAACTTTTGATTAGTGATTATATGCATATAACATTACTCTTGATTAACACTATGACCTAAATTTGTAATGAAATGTATTATAGATTGGTGTGAGATATGGATCACTAGTGGAGGACTTTTTCACTGGTTATCGTCTTCAATGTGAGGGTTGGAAGTCCATTTTGTGCAATCCAGTTAAAGCAGCATTTTATGGTGATTCCCCAATAAGCCTTGTTGATGTGTTGAACCAGCAAAAACGATGGGCCATAGGTTTACTTGAAGTTACTTTCTCTAAATATAGCCCATTTACCTTTGGTACTCACAATATGGGCCTCATAATGGGCTTCACTTATGGTCATTATTCTTTGTGGCCCATTTGGTCCATTCCAGTTGCCATATATGCCTTTCTACCTCAACTGGCTCTTCTTAATGGAGTCACTATCTTCCCAAAGGTAATGTGCATAGATTattctttagattttttttttatacttatcATCAAACTCCCACTTGTTTAAGGTCAAAGAATTTCTGGCCAACACCTTtatcataaaagaaaaattaatcatCATTATACTTATTCTTTATCTAATTGAAAAGTTGTCATGTAAAGTGGTATTTATCATGCAACTACTAAATTTATGATATTCCTTTTGTTCATTCTTCAATTTTGTGATTACTAATCCTAATATGAAAAGATGTGAAAGaataaacaaaaaattgagtTATTCTTTAATATGATTAGAACCCATGATTGATGGTTTTTATTAACTTTCATTTGGATTAATGTCACTTGATTCATTTTGCAGATTTCAGAGCCATGGTTTATTTTGTACCTCTTTCTATTTGTTGGAGCTTATGGCCAAGACCTCTTGGAATTTGTCATAGAAGGAGGAACATTCCAAAGATGGTGGAACGATCAAAGAATGTGGATGATAAGGAGCCTCTCTTGTGGTTTGTTTGGTTCAATTGAGTACTCTTTAAAATCTTTAGGCATTTCCTCGGCGGGTTTCAATTTAACGAGTAAAGTAAACGAAGCCGAACAACGCAAAAGATACGAACAAGGAGTCTTTGAATTTGGTCTTCATTCGCCCATGTTCGTGACCTTAACTATGGTTGCAATAATCAACTTGGCTGCACTAGTCTGGGGGCTCAAACTTGCCCTTTTGGGGAGCAAATATGCTTTCGAACAACGCTTCATGCAAGTGATTTTAACAGTCTTTGTTGTGGTGAATTGTCGTCCTGTTTATGCTGCTATGTTTTTGAAGACTAATAAAGGAGGTATTCCCGCCAAAACTACTTTGATTTCGACATTTTGGGCCATTTCTCTCTTCGTAATTGGTTTTGTTGCATCGAGGAGTTGAAAAATAGCACTAAGGGAGAAATAGAATATTGTACCACACCATACCATAAAATGGTTATATATGAAAGTGTTTTTAATATAGTTATGTTTCTATGGtagattattattttttattgatagaTGCATTTATATTTGgccgtttggtaaaatttttgtttttgaattttttaaacacaaaaatagaaatattattttatttttaaaaaataaaaatatgtttggtaactatttttgttttctgtttttaaaaacaaaaaataataaacgtgtttaataatttttatttttattttttatttaataatataaggtgttgatttgaagaagagaagaaaaaaagaaatgaaaaattgaaaactgtttaaaaaaaatttgaaagtgaaaaaattctattttcagaatttaataaattttaattaaaatttaaaaaaataataaataaaaataaagttactaaacatattttatatttaatttttaaaattttaattaattaaataaaaaattaatttttttaagtgttaccaaacattACCATTATTATTAGctcattcaaattaaaaaatttggaGTAAAATTGTACATGGAGGGTTGTAGGTTAATTTTTAGTGATTCGCAACAATATTTTCTCCAATGTTTTGGGCGCATTATCTTCATGTGTAGTtctagaaaggaaaaaaaatgtgaaaatagAGAAGAATGATAAAAATAAAGATACTTATAGAAAGAAAGATGGCTGAGAACAAAAATGTTTGTGGGCATACTATCTTCATAGGGACATCTTTTTGTGGTAGATCAAAGTTTCATGTCTCtgtttatttaatatgtttatgtcattcttttatatacaatattatttatttatttaaaatttatataagaataatgtaaatttaataaatataattaatatattttataaataaaattaagcaaatatgTATAGTATATTGCTTATATctagtatttaaaaaaataaaacctcACCAGTGTAACGTTAGGAATTAATGTTGTAACATGCTTAAGAAAAAAATCAATTCCATTTTGAGtgttattgtttttttaaataataaatctcaattttaataaatataattaattaagttaaacTGACTTATTacgtaatattttatttttatatattttaagcGAAAATacgattatttatttataaatataaatattagtgCTACTATCGAATAGAATAGAGTGCCACCGTTCCAAAAACTCGTaatattatcgttttaaaatgattagaaaaaagaaaaagaaaaatggagGCTTTACGACGTCGTTTGAGAGCTACCGGAGCTCCTCCACTCCACAAGGAGGAGCTCTCCCGTTTAACGATCCCTAACCGAATCTTCGCGGCGGTTTACGCCTCCGCAGTCGTCACACTACTCTATCACCACGCTGTAACCCTATCATCGCTTCTCCTCCAATCAAAAACTGATATTCCTCCCTTGTTCATTTCCACTGCCTTACTCGTATCCGACGTCGTTTTGGCCGTCATGTGGACCACATCAAAGTCGTTTCGAATGAGACCGATCTACCGGAAGGAGTTCCCGGAGAAAATTAATATCCTTCTGAACAACAAAGAGTGCGAGGAGGAGTTTCCGGCGATCGACGTGTTCGTGTGTACGGCGGATCCGTACAAGGAGCCGCCTATGAACGTGGTCAACACGGCGCTTTCGGTTATGGCTTACGATTATCCGGCGGGGAAGGTTTCGGTTTATGTTTCCGACGACGGTGGCTCCGCTTTGACTCTCTTTGCTTTCATGGAGGCTGCTAAGTTTGCTGCCCACTGGTTGCCGTTTTGTAGGGAAAACGACGTCGTTGATAGGTGTCCCGAGGCCTATTTTGCTTCTGCcaatctttcttcttcttcttcttcggacATTGATAAGATTaaggtattattattattattattattttcttaattttcacAATACTATACCATTTTGCTATCATATTAATTAAGTTATATTGTCTAGTTCgttagttttaattttaataagTAACAAATTCAATCTAAAAAACTAcaaaactataataataataataataataataataataataataataataataataataattttattaaaaaaaaaaaatcatatgatCAATCATGGTTGCAACTTGCATATATGTGTACAACAATTTTTTGTTTGGCAGTAACTCTACCAGAGGcttttgtagatttttttttttttgtgaatgaACATAAAATTTAGAGTCACATTATATTATagtctgtattttttttaaaacatttttgtgtttttaaaagttaaaattCCACAGTAATATTTTAGTGTAAATTTTGTATACTAATtagttaaaaacaaaaaacaactaacaacattaaaattattttaaaaaaattatatatataactacaaaattagatataaatatattttgtatatatatatatatattttttttttatagtgaaAAATACATAAGAGAGTACTGCATATATAGAAGACAAGTTTtcttatcatcaattatcatctTGGGACATTCAAGTTTATCTGGATTTTTCTAAGTTACATATTTTGTATATAgtatagttttattttaaaatttaatttggaattatatatttatatatatatatttaggacaattATTCTATTGGTGCTTCACTTTaaaccctaccggtagggctttcagtgtttctcgacccgtgaatagttttcgtcGCGAtgttttttatgaccgtgtatatggTAGCTacttagagcattctgcaaattttcagaaaattcataataatttacagtaccgaaaattaggttccaacatgttgttttccacgcacataaaaaaaattagtcacgtgtgtaacaacatgtttgaacctagttttcggtactataaactattcggaattttctaaaaatttacaggatgctctaaataactacaatatacatagtcataaaaaaatcacACCGAAAACTATTTACGGATTAAGAACACTAAGAGTCATACCAATAAGACTTAAAGTAAAACCCTATAGAAGAATTCCCCCTTATATTTCTTCATATTCAATTTTCATTCCATCAAAAGATTTTTCTTGTCCTTCTCAAATAAACTATATGGCTACTTTACTAGTCCATATCTCTCTCCAATAATTGAGTACTTCAATTTATTTTTTACACAAATCACGGGTATCTTTATATGTTTGGGATCATAAAGTAACCaagtgtaattaattaataaatattattattgtaataataaggCTTCATTTAAGCCCTACCAATAGGGCCCTCAGTATTTCTCGACTCGTGAGCAATTTTCAGCAcgactttttttatgaccgtgtatattgtagctatttagagcatcctgcaaatttttagaaaattcagaatagtttactgtaccgaaaactaagttccaacatgttgttttccacgcgcataaaaaaaattagtcacgcgtgcaacaatatgtttgaacctagttttcggtactgtaaactattctaaattttctaaaaatttgcaggatgctctaaataactacaatatacatgattataaaaaaatcgcgccaaaaactgtttACGGGTTAAGAACACTGAGAGTCATACCAATAAGACTTAAAGTGAAGAAGccctaaaaaaaaaattcccccatATATTTCTTCATATtcaattttcattatttttcttgtCCTTCTCAAATAAACTATATGGCTACTTTACTAGTCCATATCTCTCTCCAATAATTGAGTACTTCAATTTATTTTTTACACAAATCACGGGTATCTTTATATGTTTGGGATCATAAAGTAACCaagtgtaattaattaataaatattattattgtaataataaggCTTCATTTAAGCCCTACCAATAGGGCCCTCAGTATTTCTCGACTCGTGAGCAATTTTCAGCAcgactttttttatgaccgtgtatattgtagctatttagagcatcctgcaaatttttagaaaattcagaatagtttactgtaccgaaaactaagttccaacatgttgttttccacgcgcataaaaaaaattagtcacgcgtgcaacaatatgtttgaacctagttttcggtactgtaaactattctaaattttctaaaaatttgcaggatgctctaaataactacaatatacatgattataaaaaaatcgcgccgaaaactgtttacgGGTTAAGAACACTGAGAGTCATACCAATAAGACTTAAAGTGAAGAAGccctaaaaaaaaaattcccccatATATTTCTTCATATtcaattttcattatttttcttgtCCTTCTCAAATAAACTATATGGCTACTTTACTAGTCCATATCTCTCTCCAATAATTGAGTACTTCAATTTATTTTTTACACAAATCACGGGTATCTTTATATGTTTGGGATCATAAAGTAACCaagtgtaattaattaataaatattattattgtaataataaggCTTCATTTAAGCCCTACCAATAGGGCCCTCAGTATTTCTCGACTCGTGAGCAATTTTCAGCAcgactttttttatgaccgtgtatattgtagctatttagagcatcctgcaaatttttagaaaattcagaatagtttactgtaccgaaaactaagttccaacatgttgttttccacgcgcataaaaaaaattagtcacgcgtgcaacaatatgtttgaacctagttttcggtactgtaaactattctaaattttctaaaaatttgcaggatgctctaaataactacaatatacatgattataaaaaaatcgcgccgaaaactgtttacgGGTTAAGAACACTGAGAGTCATACCAATAAGACTTAAAGTGAAGAAGccctaaaaaaaaaattcccccatATATTTCTTCATATtcaattttcattatttttcttgtCCTTCTCAAATAAACTATATGGCTACTTTACTAGTCCATATCTCTCTCCAATAATTGAGTACTTCAATTTATTTTTTACACAAATCACGGGTATCTTTATATGTTTGGGATCATAAAGTAACCaagtgtaattaattaataaatattattattgtaataataaggCTTCATTTAAGCCCTACCAATAGGGCCCTCAGTATTTCTCGACTCGTGAGCAATTTTCAGCAcgactttttttatgaccgtgtatattgtagctatttagagcatcctgcaaatttttagaaaattcagaatagtttactgtaccgaaaactaagttccaacatgttgttttccacgcgcataaaaaaaattagtcacgcgtgcaacaatatgtttgaacctagttttcggtactgtaaactattctaaattttctaaaaatttgcaggatgctctaaataactacaatatacatgattataaaaaaatcgcgccgaaaactgtttacgGGTTAAGAACACTGAGAGTCATACCAATAAGACTTAAAGTGAAGAAGccctaaaaaaaaaattcccccatATATTTCTTCATATtcaattttcattatttttcttgtCCTTCTCAAATAAACTATATGGCTACTTTACTAGTCCATATCTCTCTCCAATAATTGAGTACTTCAATTTATTTTTTACACAAATCACGGGTATCTTTATATGTTTGGGATCATAAAGTAACCaagtgtaattaattaataaatattattattgtaataataaggCTTCATTTAAGCCCTACCAATAGGGCCCTCAGTATTTCTCGACTCGTGAGCAATTTTCAGCAcgactttttttatgaccgtgtatattgtagctatttagagcatcctgcaaatttttagaaaattcagaatagtttactgtaccgaaaactaagttccaacatgttgttttccacgcgcataaaaaaaattagtcacgcgtgcaacaatatgtttgaacctagttttcggtactgtaaactattctaaattttctaaaaatttgcaggatgctctaaataactacaatatacatgattataaaaaaatcgcgccgaaaactgtttacgGGTTAAGAACACTGAGAGTCATACCAATAAGACTTAAAGTGAAGAAGccctaaaaaaaaaattcccccatATATTTCTTCATATtcaattttcattatttttcttgtCCTTCTCAAATAAACTATATGGCTACTTTACTAGTCCATATCTCTCTCCAATAATTGAGTACTTCAATTTATTTTTTACACAAATCACGGGTATCTTTATATGTTTGGGATCATAAAGTAACCaagtgtaattaattaataaatattattattgtaataataaggCTTCATTTAAGCCCTACCAATAGGGCCCTCAGTATTTCTCGACTCGTGAGCAATTTTCAGCAcgactttttttatgaccgtgtatattgtagctatttagagcatcctgcaaatttttagaaaattcagaatagtttactgtaccgaaaactaagttccaacatgttgttttccacgcgcataaaaaaaattagtcacgcgtgcaacaatatgtttgaacctagttttcggtactgtaaactattctaaattttctaaaaatttgcaggatgctctaaataactacaatatacatgattataaaaaaatcgcgccgaaaactgtttacgGGTTAAGAACACTGAGAGTCATACCAATAAGACTTAAAGTGAAGAAGccctaaaaaaaaaattcccccatATATTTCTTCATATtcaattttcattatttttcttgtCCTTCTCAAATAAACTATATGGCTACTTTACTAGTCCATATCTCTCTCCAATAATTGAGTACTTCAATTTATTTTTTACACAAATCACGGGTATCTTTATATGTTTGGGATCATAAAGTAACCaagtgtaattaattaataaatattattattgtaataataaggCTTCATTTAAGCCCTACCAATAGGGCCCTCAGTATTTCTCGACTCGTGAGCAATTTTCAGCAcgactttttttatgaccgtgtatattgtagctatttagagcatcctgcaaatttttagaaaattcagaatagtttactgtaccgaaaactaagttccaacatgttgttttccacgcgcataaaaaaaattagtcacgcgtgcaacaatatgtttgaacctagttttcggtactgtaaactattctaaattttctaaaaatttgcaggatgctctaaataactacaatatacatgattataaaaaaatcgcgccgaaaactgtttacgGGTTAAGAACACTGAGAGTCATACCAATAAGACTTAAAGTGAAGAAGccctaaaaaaaaaattcccccatATATTTCTTCATATtcaattttcattatttttcttgtCCTTCTCAAATAAACTATATGGCTACTTTACTAGTCCATATCTCTCTCCAATAATTGAGTACTTCAATTTATTTTTTACACAAATCACGGGTATCTTTATATGTTTGGGATCATAAAGTAACCaagtgtaattaattaataaatattattattgtaataataaggCTTCATTTAAGCCCTACCAATAGGGCCCTCAGTATTTCTCGACTCGTGAGCAATTTTCAGCAcgactttttttatgaccgtgtatattgtagctatttagagcatcctgcaaatttttagaaaattcagaatagtttactgtaccgaaaactaagttccaacatgttgttttccacgcgcataaaaaaaattagtcacgcgtgcaacaatatgtttgaacctagttttcggtactgtaaactattctaaattttctaaaaatttgcaggatgctctaaataactacaatatacatgattataaaaaaatcgcgccgaaaactgtttacgGGTTAAGAACACTGAGAGTCATACCAataagacttaaagtgaagccctaaaaaaaaaattcccccatATATTTCTTCATATtcaattttcattatttttcttgtCCTTCTCAAATAAACTATATGGCTACTTTACTAGTCCATATCTCTCTCCAATAATTGAGTACTTCAATTTATTTTTTACACAAATCACGGGTATTTTTATATGTTTGGGATCATAAAGTAACCaagtgtaattaattaataaatattattattgtaataataaagtGGATTAATTAAGCAATAGTGGAGTACCAATAAATTGAATCACTTGTCCCTTTCATGTAAGAAAATCCACATTATATTTGAGTTGAATTGTCTTTTATAGTCATAACATATCCACGTATATATCACTtccacataaaaaataaaaaaaatgtgtaagattttattatattaactttaacagaatattttaaatatttaatagaatataattttaaaactaactgaaaat from Humulus lupulus chromosome 5, drHumLupu1.1, whole genome shotgun sequence encodes the following:
- the LOC133778634 gene encoding cellulose synthase-like protein G3 codes for the protein MEALRRRLRTTGAPPLHKEELSRLTIPNRIFAAVYASAVVTLLYHHAVTLSSLLLQSKTDIPPLFISTALLVSDVVLAVMWTTSQSFRMRPIYRKEFPEKINILLNNKECEEEFPAIDVFVCTADPYKEPPMNVVNTALSVMAYDYPAGKVSVYVSDDGGSALTLFAFMEAAKFAAHWLPFCRENDVVDRCPEAYFASANLSSSSSDIDKIKTLYESMKVRVENVVEKGKIDDGYITKEDECQAFDKWTDGFSRQEHPTVIQVILDNNKDKDITSHVMPNLVYISREKSKASNHNFKAGALNVLIRVSATMTNAPIILTLDCDTYSNDPQTPLRVLCYLLDPKAESQVGYIQIPQRFHGINKNDTYACEVKRLFFINAIGMDGLSGPNYVGTGCFFRRRVFFGGPSKLVLPEMVELGPDHVVNKPIQSKQVLDLAHCVAGCSYENQTQWGHKIGVRYGSLVEDFFTGYRLQCEGWKSILCNPVKAAFYGDSPISLVDVLNQQKRWAIGLLEVTFSKYSPFTFGTHNMGLIMGFTYGHYSLWPIWSIPVAIYAFLPQLALLNGVTIFPKISEPWFILYLFLFVGAYGQDLLEFVIEGGTFQRWWNDQRMWMIRSLSCGLFGSIEYSLKSLGISSAGFNLTSKVNEAEQRKRYEQGVFEFGLHSPMFVTLTMVAIINLAALVWGLKLALLGSKYAFEQRFMQVILTVFVVVNCRPVYAAMFLKTNKGGIPAKTTLISTFWAISLFVIGFVASRS